The following are encoded in a window of Acropora muricata isolate sample 2 chromosome 6, ASM3666990v1, whole genome shotgun sequence genomic DNA:
- the LOC136919300 gene encoding rho GDP-dissociation inhibitor 1-like, producing MSVLLIGYYFIVLLTSWGGTILIEEQAGDLDGEERRKFSRFLYLVTIMADPNEQAAPVEDDEPEETPGYKAPAQKTLDEIQQLDADDESLVRYKQMLLGGATAGGDDGGVNVSVDKMSIVIDGRKDIDLDLTGDLAKLKDFPVTIKEGVSYRIKITFQVKREIVAGLKYHQVTSRKGIRVDKSSIMVGSYGPKQEAHEFLTPPEEAPKGMIARGSYTAKSRFLDDDKNCYLEWEWRFDIKKDWD from the exons ATGTCGGTGCTTCTCATTGGTTATTACTTTATCGTGCTACTGACGTCATGGGGTGGAACTATTCTTATCGAGGAACAGGCAGGCGACCTTGACGGAGAAGAAAGGAGGAAATTCTCTCGTTTCTTGTATTTGGTAACGATTATGGCTGATCCAAATGAACAAGCCGCTCCAGTAGAAGATGATGAACCAGAAGAAACACCGGGATACAAGGCACCAGCACAAAAAACCCTCGATGAAATTCAGCAGTTGGACGCCGACGACGAATCGCTTGTCAGATACAAGCAAATGTTACTCGGTGGAGCTACGGCGG GTGGAGACGATGGGGGAGTCAATGTGTCAGTCGATAAGATGTCTATAGTCATCGATGGCCGCAAGGACATCGATCTAGATCTTACTG GTGATTTGGCCAAATTAAAGGACTTTCCAGTGACCATTAAGGAAGGAGTATCTTACAGaataaaaataacatttcaG GTGAAACGTGAAATTGTGGCTGGTTTGAAGTATCACCAAGTTACCTCTAGGAAAGGAATAAGAG TGGACAAGTCGTCGATAATGGTTGGCAGCTATGGACCAAAACAAGAAGCTCATGAATTCCTTACACCACCTGAGGAAGCTCCAAAGGGAATGATTGCACGAGGGAGCTACACAGCAAAGAGCAGATTTCTTGATGATGACAAAAACTGCTATCTTGAGTGGGAGTGGAGATTTGACATCAAGAAAGACTGGGATTAG
- the LOC136919294 gene encoding uncharacterized protein: protein MTVSPDSIGRTLSFIASANQELRKQRYEDAVILFCKGYALEPGLIKDHLLSLPQNHLHCVICTMEDWCVCYSTESQLALLDSGVTVTIEQICDLITSPGLRPDSRVAWTTKLRIQMRNKSYREAVKTCGDALKIFANHTYAMFFLVERAMAYLLVREKGLAVKDLMHAYDKDMDAALSSIKESAAKIMPVVLEALYEVISIMAQKSGAYSMEERLYLVKIDRIVVGLNPTDYGTLEDCASHMIKLNQFKAAVTLLSDGIDSLSVDGRRDGEALELFLHRAQCHLALNQTELAVDDYLSAMIIDDDITRITILALSSKQQDAIASIAKKTASDFLTHHRLKAKLSTACSVDSKMTADSLQRAALMYRLLYLLDSNNVDALVNAAECMRLQDNDREAIKTLNLVLELRPTCSKAYYARAFCYMKSADMSNALADFSTTLDLQHNYVQAFCGRAFVWLMSGQLEKAAMDLKSASEISTAATVTWITELSEYGQETLKNQLKEYLLMTSKKRQGCADTSLIPLGDVLTRAFSTDFECHLVFVEILQSQRKMDEAQAILVRLIKHNPDDYLATLHLAALKMRRNKTADALEDICALLKTIGEEKLMNSLLRLSEGDRARLTREAHCEGVQRFNVCSGDASAESYFSLAIAASPSKACESYAWRAKLRILKGEVDMAINDLSVVLNQKPNFVEALCQRGLLYAQKENLKASYHDLLQALVLNNQALKNFILSLHESPKQLLLTSLENCAQLLFSRYLTRGFRSKCILKLCQLLVEIRADVLSYHCMYADGLIIFEDYRKAAEELDIAEILCPEDVTVLSRSGLVHVKLNEVELSAAKFQRAAQIDSEAVKFALNTLNGCQKKCLETEALKRATELTSLNENKQALAFFTLAVAASSDQQQEVLRMRSKCFERLGRYQDAVDDMSAVITSGTPIVGDLITRANLHLLNDNVKGASLDFSVAMDTQEVTAVTLLSAYPGRDTVLKAFLRAAITDLNRKDFAGGLAICTSGLKLDPSNVELNNLKRKCEFGVSNKCFIQ, encoded by the coding sequence ATGACCGTCTCACCGGACAGCATTGGACGGACCTTGTCCTTCATAGCGTCTGCGAATCAAGAGCTTCGAAAACAGCGCTATGAAGACGCTGTTATCCTGTTCTGCAAGGGGTATGCCTTGGAACCTGGCCTCATCAAAGATCATTTGTTATCTTTACCGCAGAATCACTTACATTGCGTTATCTGTACGATGGAGGACTGGTGCGTGTGCTATAGCACGGAGTCACAGCTTGCTTTGCTTGATTCTGGAGTAACCGTTACCATTGAGCAAATTTGCGACCTAATTACGTCACCAGGTCTTCGCCCTGACAGTCGCGTAGCGTGGACAACAAAACTTCGTATACAAATGCGAAACAAAAGTTATCGGGAAGCCGTTAAAACATGCGGCGACGCCTTAAAGATTTTCGCCAATCACACTTACGCCATGTTTTTTCTTGTGGAACGCGCTATGGCGTATTTGTTAGTTCGAGAAAAGGGCTTGGCAGTCAAAGATTTAATGCATGCGTACGACAAAGACATGGACGCTGCCTTGTCGTCCATAAAGGAAAGTGCAGCCAAAATAATGCCCGTTGTGTTGGAAGCACTGTACGAAGTTATTTCCATCATGGCGCAAAAGTCGGGTGCGTACAGCATGGAAGAGCGCTTGTATTTAGTCAAGATTGATCGCATCGTGGTCGGATTGAACCCTACAGATTACGGCACTCTTGAGGACTGCGCGTCTCACATGATTAAATTAAATCAGTTCAAAGCAGCGGTGACACTCTTGTCGGACGGGATAGATTCTTTAAGTGTTGATGGGAGAAGGGATGGCGAAGCTTTAGAGTTGTTTCTTCATCGAGCCCAATGCCACTTAGCTCTTAACCAAACTGAACTTGCAGTTGATGACTATCTCAGTGCTATGATCATTGATGACGATATCACCCGCATCACAATACTAGCTCTATCTTCTAAGCAACAAGATGCAATCGCTtctattgcaaagaaaactgCATCAGATTTTCTCACGCATCATCGTCTGAAGGCAAAGTTGAGTACCGCATGCTCAGTTGATTCTAAGATGACCGCAGACAGTCTGCAAAGAGCAGCGCTGATGTACCGACTCCTGTACCTGCTGGACAGCAATAATGTGGATGCCTTGGTCAACGCTGCGGAGTGCATGAGACTTCAAGACAACGACAGAGAAGCTATCAAGACGCTAAACCTGGTGCTCGAGTTACGTCCAACGTGCTCCAAGGCTTACTATGCGCGCGCATTTTGTTACATGAAAAGCGCTGACATGAGTAACGCACTCGCTGACTTTTCCACTACCTTAGATCTTCAGCACAATTATGTGCAGGCGTTTTGTGGTCGCGCATTTGTTTGGCTCATGAGCGGGCAATTAGAGAAAGCTGCCATGGATCTTAAAAGCGCAAGTGAGATATCTACTGCCGCTACAGTAACGTGGATAACAGAACTCTCGGAATACGGACAGGAAACCCTTAAGAACCAGTTGAAAGAGTATTTACTAATGACTTCGAAGAAACGTCAGGGCTGCGCGGATACCTCGCTTATCCCCCTGGGAGACGTCTTAACTCGCGCGTTTTCCACGGACTTCGAGTGTCACCTAGTGTTTGTGGAGATACTACAATCTCAGCGTAAAATGGATGAAGCTCAAGCAATTCTCGTGCGACTGATAAAGCACAACCCTGATGACTATCTCGCAACCCTTCACTTAGCGGCgttgaaaatgagaagaaatAAAACGGCTGACGCGCTGGAAGACATTTGCGCTCTTCTGAAAACCATTGGAGAGGAGAAGCTTATGAACTCCTTGCTGAGATTAAGCGAGGGCGACCGCGCGCGGTTAACTCGCGAGGCCCACTGCGAGGGTGTTCAGAGATTTAATGTCTGTTCTGGCGACGCTTCAGCTGAATCATATTTCTCCTTAGCAATCGCCGCCTCTCCAAGCAAAGCTTGTGAATCGTATGCTTGGCgagcaaagttgagaattttgAAAGGAGAAGTCGACATGGCCATCAATGATTTGTCCGTCGTTTTGAACCAGAAACCGAACTTTGTTGAAGCGTTGTGTCAAAGAGGATTACTCTACGCTCAAAAGGAGAATTTGAAGGCCAGTTATCATGATTTGCTTCAAGCCTTAGTTCTTAATAATCAGGCACTCAAGAATTTCATTCTTTCACTACACGAAAGTCCCAAACAGCTTCTTTTGACTTCCTTAGAAAACTGTGCTCAGCTACTATTTTCTCGTTACCTGACTCGGGGTTTCCGTTCCAAATGCATTTTAAAACTCTGTCAGTTATTGGTTGAAATCAGGGCCGATGTTTTGTCGTATCATTGTATGTACGCCGATGGACTGATTATCTTCGAAGATTACCGAAAAGCGGCCGAAGAACTCGACATTGCCGAAATTCTTTGTCCCGAAGATGTCACGGTTCTCAGCCGAAGTGGGCTGGTCCATGTCAAGCTCAACGAAGTAGAACTTTCGGCGGCAAAATTTCAAAGAGCAGCTCAAATTGACTCCGAGGCAGTAAAGTTTGCGCTTAATACCTTAAACGGGTGCCAAAAGAAATGTCTGGAAACGGAAGCACTGAAGAGAGCCACTGAACTCACAAGCTTGAACGAAAACAAACAAGCGCTTGCATTTTTCACTCTCGCGGTGGCTGCGTCAAGTGATCAGCAGCAAGAGGTTTTGCGCATGCGTTCCAAGTGTTTTGAGCGCCTTGGCCGCTATCAGGACGCTGTTGATGACATGTCCGCCGTTATCACATCCGGGACACCTATCGTTGGCGATCTCATCACGCGCGCAAACCTTCACCTGCTCAATGACAATGTCAAGGGAGCATCCTTGGACTTTTCTGTGGCTATGGATACTCAAGAAGTGACAGCTGTCACTCTTTTATCTGCCTATCCTGGAAGAGACACTGTTCTGAAAGCGTTCCTCAGGGCTGCGATTACAGATTTAAACCGAAAGGATTTTGCCGGTGGACTTGCAATTTGCACCAGTGGTCTGAAACTCGACCCCAGCAATGTCGAGTTGAACAATCTTAAGCGCAAGTGTGAGTTTGGTGTTAGCAACAAGTGTTTTATTCAGTGA
- the LOC136919298 gene encoding transmembrane protein 184B-like, translating into MSSNLSTLLSSSNTTTSLPTTITETTPELLENERIFFQTAAARGISGVFVWLSLIITGHQIYQHLKYYTNPSEQRWIVRILFIVPVYAFDSWLSLLFFEQSYYVYFDSVRDCYEAFVIYNFLSLCYEYLGGEMSILSEIRGRPIKASWLWCTCCLTGCQHTIVFLRFCKQATLQYCVIKPLMAAITLILQPLGYYSDGDWRADRGYLYITIVYNITVSLALYALFLFYQATRDMLSPYYPVLKFFTIKSVIFLSFWQGVLLAVLEKGGAIRTYHELSAGTIAAGYQNFVICIEMFFAAIALRYAFPYSIYRHQKRLNERGQGTALKSISRNLRQTINPKDIVDDAIHNFSRSYQHYENAQNLRVNEETVFDEERTAIPGSSVTSYRSTVVENLDSISAGMQVTVLDGHGYKYDSENTTLIESDEEF; encoded by the exons ATGTCATCCAATTTGTCAACGTTGCTAAGTTCGTCGAATACAACGACAAGTTTGCCAACAACTATTACTGAAACAACACCGGAATTACTCGAAAATGAAAGGATTTTTTTCCAAACGGCCGCTGCCCGTGGTATTTCTGGTGTCTTTGTATGGTTATCTTTAATCATAACGGGCCATCAG ATTTATCAGCACTTGAAGTATTACACTAACCCCAGTGAACAGAGATGGATTGTGCGAATTCTTTTTATTGTTCCTGTTTATGCCTTTGATTCATGGCTGAGTTTGCTGTTCTTTGAACAATCGTACTATGTTTACTTTGACAGTGTCAGAGACTGCTACGAAG CCTTTGTCATCTACAACTTTTTAAGCTTGTGTTATGAATATTTGGGAGGAGAAATGTCTATCTTGAGTGAAATAAGAGGACGACCAATCAA AGCCAGTTGGTTGTGGTGCACGTGTTGTCTAACTGGATGCCAGCACACCATAGTTTTTCTGCGATTCTGCAAACAG GCAACTCTTCAATACTGTGTAATAAAGCCCCTCATGGCAGCCATAACATTGATTCTTCAGCCGCTGGGGTACTATTCTGATGGCGACTGGAG AGCGGACCGTGGTTATCTTTACATCACAATAGTATACAACATAACGGTTTCTCTGGCTCTGTATGCACTCTTCCTGTTTTATCAGGCCACGAGAGATATGCTCAGTCCTTATTATCCAGTGCTGAAATTTTTCACCATCAAATCTGTCATTTTCCTCTCATTTTGGCAAG GTGTTTTGCTAGCAGTGTTAGAGAAAGGGGGTGCCATACGCACATACCACGAATTATCTGCCGGCACCATCGCGGCAGGCTACCAAAACTTTGTGATCTGTATAGAAATGTTTTTCGCGGCCATTGCTTTGAGGTACGCTTTCCCTTACTCAATCTACCGCCACCAGAAACGGCTCAACGAGAGAGGACAGGGAACGGCTTTGAAAAGCATTTCGAGAAACCTTCGACAGACCATCAATCCAAAAGACATCGTAGACGATGCGATTCATAACTTTTCGCGATCATATCAGCATTACGAAAATGCACAGAACCTCAGAGTCAACGAAGAGACCGTTTTTGACGAGGAGCGAACAGCAATCCCTGGGAGCAGCGTGACTTCATATCGAAGCACTGTTGTGGAGAACTTAGACAGTATCAGCGCTGGCATGCAGGTTACAGTTTTGGATGGCCATGGATATAAATACGATAGTGAGAATACTACATTGATAGAATCAGATGAAGAATTTTAG